The DNA sequence AAATACCGTCCTGCCCTTGAGCGGCATGTGGGCCGGATGGTTCGCGACAAGAATGAAGTCGACGACCTCGTTCAGGAGTGCTTCATCAAGGCATTCACGGCGCTGAACTCATATTCGTCCGACTACGCGTTCTCGACCTGGCTGTATAAGATTGCCACGAATCATACGATCGACTATCTGCGGAAGAAAAAGCTGCCGACCATGTCGATCGATCGCCCCATCTCTGCCAAAGATGGTGAAGTAGCATTCGAACTTCCGGACACGACCTACCGGCCCGACCGCCACATCGTGGAAGACCAGCGCAGAGAGCTTCTTCATGAGGCGATCGATGCTCTTCCGCCCAAATATCACCGCGTCATTGTCATGCGGCACCAGCAGGAGAAGTCATACGAAGAGATCGCGCGCGAACTCGATCTACCGCTCGGCACGGTCAAGGCGCACATCTTCCGTGCGCGAGCTCTGCTGTACAAACATCTTCGCGACAAGCGCGATATTCTTTGACCATCCCCCTCGCCACATACTGTAACCTGGCAGTCAGACCATGATCGATCGGTATTCACGCCCGGAGATGAAGGCACTCTGGAGTGAGAAGGCACAGTTCGATGCCTGGCTTGAAGTCGAGCTGGCCGCGTGCGCCGCCTGGTCGGAACTGGGCGTGATTCCGAAGAAGGATGTGGAAGTGCTTTACGCGCAGGCGCGTTTCGACGTGGACCGGATCCACGAGATCGAGGAGACAACGCGCCACGACGTCGTCGCGTTTACGCGGGCCGTCAGTGAATCGCTGGGAGAGGAAAAGAAATGGGTGCACTACGGGCTCACGTCGTCCGACGTCGTCGACACGGCGTGGAGCGTGCGATTGAAGAAAGCGAATGAGATTCTTCTCGCTGGAATCGATCGGCTCATCGATGTGCTCGGCGCCCGGGCAAAAGAACACCGGTACACGCTGATGATGGGCCGGACGCACGGCGTGCACGCCGAGCCCACAACATTCGGTCTCAAGCTCGCGCTCTATTACTCGGAGATGCGCCGTAATCGTGATCGCTTCCATGCAGCCGCAGAAGGAGTCCGCGTGGGCAAGCTGTCGGGGGCCGTCGGCACGTTCGCACACATCCCGGTTGAAGTCGAACGAATCACCTGCGAAAGACTTGGCCTCGAGCCGGCTGCGATCTCAACACAGGTGCTTCAGCGCGACCGCCACGCGCACTATATGGCCGTGCTCGCTCTTGTCGGAGCCACTCTCGAGAAGATGGCCATCGAAGTGCGCGGACTTCAGAAGAGCGAAGTCCGGGAGGTCGAAGAGGCGTTTCGAAAAGGCCAGAAAGGTTCGTCGGCTATGCCTCACAAGCGCAACCCTATTGGCTCGGAAAATATCACGGGTTGTGCGCGACTCCTTCGTGGCTACATGGTGGCTGCTTACGAGAACGTCGCCCTGTGGCACGAGCGCGACATTTCGCATTCCTCGGTGGAACGAGTCATCATTCCCGATGCGTCGACGGTTCTGGACTATGCGCTTCAGCGATTTGCGACGATCATGGAACGCCTGGTCGTCTATCCCGCGACCATGCGCGAGAACATGGAACGAACGTTCGGCCTCTTCAACAGCCAGCGGCTTCTCATCAAACTGATCGATGCCGGATCGAGCAGAGAAGCTGCATATGATCTGGTGCAGCCCCTCGCGATGCGTGCGTGGGAAGAAAAGCGGTCTTTCCGGGATATTGTCGAAGAAGATGGACGCGTTGGCGCCATCATCGGCCCCGACGAGGTGAAAAATGCCTTTGACGCGGAGTATCATCTGCGCAACGTCGACGCCATTTTTGACCGCGTAGGGCTCGTCTAGGGAGCCCTGCAATGCTCGCCGGCGGCGGGCAGAGTTGTCTGTACGACAGAAAAGCGGTAAAATTGTCTCATCCAGTCCCTGAACTGAAGGTTCAACCGACGTCTTCCGGTCGGCCAGATCGATAATCGATATCGCTCGCCATCCAATCTTTCGCCCGACTCATGGATCGTGTGCTTCCGCGAAGCGCTTCCGGGGTCATCTCATCAAACAGTGAGGGTCAACATGAAGGTTGCCACAAAGCTGCTGATTGCATTATTCGTTCTTGTCGGCGCTTCGGCTGACATGTCGCTTGGTCAACGAGCCGAAATCAGCGGAACCGTCGTGGATGCGACGGATGGCGGAGGTCTCCCCGCTAATATCATTCTTGGCGGGACGGCGACCGGTGCGCAGGCCAGCGCCGTCGATGGAACGTATCGCATCACGGGTATCGAACCCGGCACGTATTCAATCGAATTCAGTCTGATCGGCTACATCACGTACAGAGTGCCTGTGACGCTTGCCGCGGGGCAGACGCTGGTGCTGGATGCGCGACTCGATGAGTCAGTCCTGGACGTTGGAGGTGAGATCACGGTCGTCGGTGGCGTCACGCAGAAGCGTGAGGACTTCCCGATGCCCATGGAGACGGTGGGTACGCAGGAGATCCTGACAAACCTGTCGACGAACTCGTCCATGATTCTTCGCAAGAAGACGGGCGTTGATATCCAGTGCACGGGAGTGGATCGATGCGAGACGGTGTTGCGGGGCTTCAACAACGCCTTCTCCACGACTGCGTATGTGCTTACGGATTACCGGCAGTCGGCCGTACCGTCGCTCGGCGTAAACATCTTCAGTATCACTCCTGCGCAGACTCTGGATGTGGATCGAATCGAGGTGGTTCGCGGGCCGGCGTCGGCGCTGTACGGTGCGGGTGTCGATGCAGGCGTGATTCATTTCTTTACGAAAGATCCGTTCACTCACCCTGGCACCACGATTTCATTTAGCGGTGGCGAGCGGTCGTACTTCGGAACTGAAATCCGGCACGCAACAAGGGTGAGCGATCGATTCGCGTTCAAGGTCACCGGTATGTACGGGCAGGCATCCGACTGGGAACTCGATTTGAATGATGCCGCAGACGAGATCTTTGCCGTGCAGGAGTGCGATCCGCTCGAAGACGATACCACTCCAGAAAGCGAGGCGGCAGCTTGCGTTGCAGCCGGCGGCGCCCGGAACTCCGACTACGAGAAACTCAACGCTAATGCCACACTTGCCTACAAGCTCAGTGCGAACACGGATTTGATCGCGACGGGAGGCTACTCTAAGCTGGACGCGACCGTATTGTCGGGGATCGGAACGTTGCAGGCCAAGGGTTTTGGATACTCCTACGGACAGCTGCGTTTCAAGACGCGTCGGCCAGGGGTTGACGGCTTTTTTGCGCAGGCTTACTTCAACAAGAATGATACCGGTGATTCATTCGTCTACCAGACGCTGCAGAACGTCAGGGACAAGAGCCTGCTGATGAATTTCCAGTCTCAGTACGACCGGACATTCGGAAAGCACTCGGTGGTCGGTGGAGTGGACATCCAGCTCACACGGCCGGACACTCAAGGTGACATCAATGGGCGGAACGAGGACAACGATAACACGGATGAATTCGGCGTCTACGTGCAGGGGCAGGTCGAAGCGCATCCACGAGTGTCGCTGACGGGTGCCGTTCGCGGCGACTACGATTCGATTACGGAGGACTTCCAGATATCCCCAAGGGCTGCCGCCGCTATACACTTCGGACCGCGCAATCGGCCAAAGGCGCATACGCTGCGTACCTCCTTCAATATTGCATTCTCAGCGCCTGGAACGAACTCGAACTTCCTGGACATTCGTGCGGGACAGCTTCCGGGTACCGACATTCTGGTGAGGGGTATGGGCTCGGCGTTTGGACATGAATGGAGACGAAATCCCGACTACTCCTTTGCGCCAACCAACCTTGTGGCGACCAGTCTTCTGCCGACGTCCCTTGGCGAGGATCGCCCCCAGGGTGCCGACCTCGGTGAGATCTATGCACTGGTACACGCGGGCCTCGACGCCATTCCGGATGACGTCCTGGCGCAGCAAATCGGAGGGGCGCTCGGCGTGCCGCTCGACGCTGCGACAACTGCGGCGCTGGTCGGTTTGTTGAGTCCGGCGAACACGACGGTATCCGGATTTTCACCGGGTCTTCTGGGCATTCTGAACCCGTCAACAGGTGAACTGGGATTCGTAGCAGACTTGACGGACATCGCACCACTCGACAAGACGACCACAACGACGGTGGAGCTCGGGTACACCGGCGTGTTTGAGAGCGTGGGTGAGGGGCTCGTGATTAATCTTGATGGATACTATTCGAAGCGGAAGAACTTCGTCGGACCGTTGCTGATGGAGACACCGCTGGTCGTGGTTCCAACACTGTCCGCGAACCTCGAATCCGCACTGGCCGCCGGTATCGCTGACAATGCTGTTCTCGCAGGAACTCTTGGACTCTTCGGAGTGACTCCGTCGCAGGCCGCGGCGCTTGTGGTTGGATTTGCAGAGGATGATCTTCCAAGCACGGTCGGCATCGTCGAGCCGGCCGACAATCTCGCCGGAGCAGGTAGTACGCCCGAGCTGGTGTTGAGCTATCGTAACTTTGGTGAGATAGACTACTACGGTCTCGACGCTGGTTTCGAGCTACAGGCTTCTCGTGCCTTGTCGTTCTTCGGCAATGCCTCGATCGTAAGCGACGACTACTTTGACGCCGGTGAAGTGGGCGAAGAGGGTTCGAGTCTGTCGGTGGCACTTAATGCGGCCAAACTAAAAGGACGCCTTGGCGGCCAGTACAACTCGCCCAGCGGTTTCTACTTCAACATCGCTGGCCGCTTTACCGATGACATGCCGATCCAGTCCGGACCGTATGTTGGCCTGAATTGCCGGATCGCGCCCGATCTGCCAGATGATTGCGTGGAGTCATACCTGCTGATGGATGTCGGCGCAGGGTATGTCTTCCGCAACCAGCTAGACGGACTTCGCCTCGACGTTTCCGTCAATAACGTGCTCGATAATTCGCACCGCGAGTTCATCGGCGCACCGAAGCTCGGTCGTATGGCGATGGCGCGCTTGACGTACACCATCAAATAGGGACCAACATCCTGGAACGAAGGCCCCCGTGGATCAGACTGCGGGGGCCTTTTCTATGGTCGCCCATCCCGCAATACATTCAATATTCAACGGTTCTCGCGTTGATTGCGTGGGGCCGATTGGGTAGCTTGACAGGGATATTTTGCGACGCTCGATTCCGCCTGATTCATAGCTGAACACGCCGTTGACGCCGATTCTCCGGTAGATGCATGCTGACTGAGTTCTTACCCCTCTTCATCGCGATCGCTCTGGCAGCCGGGCTCGCGCTCATGCTTTTCAAGGCGGCGGAGATCTTCGGCCCGAACCGACCCAACTTCACGAAGTTGCGCGCCTACGAAAGCGGGATGGATTCCATCGGTACGGCACGCGATCGCTACTCCGTCAAGTTCTATCTGGTGGCGATGATATTCATCGTGTTCGACGTGGAAGTTGTGTTCCTGTATCCGTGGGCTGTCAGCTTCACCGAGTTCATTGAAGCAGGGGAGGCGCCGGGCGTCCTCGCAGTCGTTTTCCTGTTTATCATCATCCTCGGAATCGGCCTGCTCTACGACATCAAAAAGGGCGGACTCGATTTTGAAGATCTGCGGCATCAGCGGGAGGATCGTATCGGCTGATTGTTCATTCCTGTCCAAGTATCCGGAGCGGATTGCAGACATCAACGACGAATTGAAACCCACAGACACCGTCGCTGTTACGACGGCCTGCAAGAACACCTCCTAAGAATCGATTGATATGGCACCTGAAGAACTCGGAGAAGGCTTCCTTACCACGCGCGTTGATGCGGTGGTCAACTGGGCCCGGTCGAATTCGCTGATGCCGATGCCCATGGGCCTGGCCTGCTGCGCGATCGAGATGATGGCGTTCGCTGCCCCGAAGTACGACGTGGCCCGATTCGGCAGCGAGGCGATGCGGTTCTCCCCGCGTCAGGCAGACCTGATGATCGTCGCGGGCTGGTGCAGCTACAAGATGGCACATGTCATCCGTCGTATCTGGGACCAGATGGCCGATCCGAAATGGTGCATCGCCATGGGTGCGTGCGCGTCAAGCGGAGGGATGCACAGATGCTACGGTGTTGTTCAGGGCATCGATAATTTCCTCCCGGTCGACGTATATATTTCTGGCTGCCCGCCGCGACCCGAAGCGCTCATCCACGCACTCATGGATATCCAGGAGAAGATCCGCAACGAATACACCATCGATCAGGATCATCAGAGGGGCACGATCATACCGGCAGGCCAATTGACGACAACCGCCGGTGTGACCGCCAGGCCGACTCAGACTTGACGCCGAATGGATCAGCACAAGACTCTCAGCTTTCAGTTCACGCCGGTCGATCCGCCATCCGGCGACGCCCCGGAGAACCCCCACGCGAAGAGGACGACGTTCGTTCCTGACGTGGTGAAGGCGCTCGTAGCCGAATTTGGTGATGACGTCCTAGAGGTCAGTCTGTACGCGGGCGAACACACGGTTCGAGTATCGACCGACCGGATCGTAGACGTGTGTCGCTTCCTGAAGGATGAGCACGGGTTTACGTACCTCGTCGATCTCGGCGGAATAGATCGGTTCACCGAGGTCGAAAGATTCGAGGTGCTCTACAGTCTTGTCGCGATTGAAGCACAGAAGAGAATCCGCCTCAAAGTGCGAGTGGAAGAGGACGAGCCCGTCGTGCCGACGCTGACTGAAGTATTCCGTGCCGCCACCTGGACCGAGCGCGAATGCTGGGATATGCTGGGCATTCGTTTCGATGGCCATCCGGATCTTCGCCGGATGTTCTTGCCTGAGGATTTCGAGTATCATCCCCAGCGCAAGGAGTTTCCGCTGCTAGGCATTCCCGGTTCATTGCCGCTGCCGCCGCAGACTCCCGAGGGTGAACTCAATTACGACCCGTTTTCTGCAGCGCATGGACGCCGGCCTGTCAAGAGTTACGAGGAGCCGGAATCCAGCACAGCCGAAGAGGACTAACCACGGTTTCGAGATCCTGGAGCGATCTTCATGAGCAACAGCATCCTGTCGGGTATAGAAGGAGCCGATTACTTCAGCTTCTGGCCGAAGCACAACGAGGCATTGTACAAGCGCCTCGAAAGCAAACATGCGTGGCTGGAGCAGATGCATCATCCTGACGATGTGCAGGAGCGCGCCGAGGATCCTCTCGACAACCAGATGGTGTTGAACATTGGTCCGCAGCACCCCGCGACACACGGGGTCCTCCGATGTGCCGTCAAGCTCGACGGCGAGCTCATCGAGAAGTGCGTGCTCGACATTGGTTATCTGCACCGCGGCATCGAGAAGCTTGCCGAATCCAAGACGTACCAGGAGTTCATGCCGTACACGGACCGCATGGACTACATCGCGCCGTACTCGAACAACGTCGCATGGTGTCTGGCCGTCGAGAAGCTGGCCGGGATTGAGGCGCCGGAGCGCGCCCAGTGGATCCGGATGATGATGGTGGAACTTGCCCGCATCTCCAATCACCTTCTGTGGATGGGCGTAGCACTCATGGACGCCGGCGCGCTGTCGGTCTTCCTGTGGACCTTCCAGTCGCGCGAAGACCTCTACAAGATATTTGATGAAGTCGCCGGGGCCCGTTTCACCGTCTCACACAGTCGCATCGGTGGACTCACGTGGGACGTGACGGACACCGGGCTCGCCCTGATCAGGAAGTTCATCGAGGAGTTTCCGGCAGCCATGCAGGGATGGGACAAACTCCTGAACCGAAACCGAATCTGGATCGACCGCAATGACGGAGTCGGAGTTCTGAGCGCCGACGAGGCCATTGCGCTCGGAATGACCGGCCCATGTGTTCGGGGATCAGGCATTCCTTACGACATTCGTCGGTTCGAGCCGTACCTCAAGTACGAGGAGGTCGATTTCAACATCCCGATTCGGACTGAAGGCGACTGCCTGGCCCGATATTTCGTGCGGTTCGACGAGATGAAGGAGAGCCTCAAGATTATCGAGCAGTGCCTGGATCGTTTGCCGGCGGGACCTATCCGCGTCGACAACGCAAAGCAGACGTATGCCTCCAAGGATGAAGTGTATTACTCCATGGAGGGCATGATACACGACTTCATGTACACGGAAACCGGGGTTTGTCCGCCGAAGGGAGCCGAGTGTTACCATGCCGTGGAAGCGCCAAAGGGTGAACTGGGATTCTATCTTCAGTCGGATGGTACAGGCAAACCATGGCGGGTGCGTATCAATGCTCCCAGTGGTGCCAACCTGCAGGGACTGGAATTCATGCTCGAAGGCGTTGGGATGAGCGACATGGTGATGCTCATCGGAACGGTAGATCCCGTGATGGGAGAAGCAGACAAGTAATCAGCACAAGACGGATGCCCAAGACGCGAAAGACAGAGGTGGTGGAGCTGCTGGATCGGTATCCGGAGCCCGTTTTTTCTTCCGCCGAGCTCGTATTTACGACGGCGGAAAAGAAGACCATTGCCGCGTACAAGGAGCAATATCAGGAGCCGGAGGGAGCTGTCATGAGGGCTCTCTGGCTGGCTCAGGAGAAATTCGGCTTTCTGCCCCCCGAGGTGATACGGCTTGTCGCGGACGAGCTCGGGATCGCGTACGCTCAGGCGTACGGTGTCGCGACGTTCTACACCCAGTATTTCAAGGAAAAGAAAGGGAAGTACGTGCTTGACGTTTGCACGTGTTATTCCTGTCAGGTTTGCGGCGGCTACGACATGCTGCACTACCTCGAAGAAAAGCTCGGAATCAAGAAGGGCCAGACGACGGATGACGGATTGTTCACCATCCAGGAAGCCGAGTGCCTCGGAGCCTGCGGGTCGGCGCCGATGCTGCAGGTGACAAACGGCACGTACGCGCATCATCTGACCGAAGAGAAACTGGATGGCCTGATATCGGGACTGCGCGAAGGCAAATTGCCCGAGTTCGTTTCCGTCACTCTTCCGCAGGACGAGGATGAAATGGGTGGCAACCGTCGCACGGACGCCGGACACACAGATACCTATCGAACGCCACCGGTAGCACGCACGCTCGAATAACGATAACGGACCAATTGGCGCATGGAAGCGAAGGCGGGAATATCGAAAGCCGGCAACTGGCGCGAATACAAGCGTGTCCTGCTGCCACCTGTCAAGGATCTCCACAAACTGGAGGTTTACGAGAAGGAGGGTGGGTACAATTCGCTTCGTGATGTTGTGACGCTGGAGAAGTGGGATCCGACGTCCGTAACGAACGAGGTGAAAGCCAGCCAGCTCAAGGGTCGTGGCGGTGCAAGCTTCGTTGCGGGCCTGAAGTGGAGTTTCATGCCGGCGGCGGACGGTGGTCGCCGTTACCTGTGCTGCAATGCCGACGAAAGCGAGCCCGGTACGTTCAAGGACCGGCAGCTCATGGAATACAATCCGCACCTCGTGTTCGAGGGTATGTTGATTGCGTGCTACGCCATGTCGATCGATACGGCGTACCTCTATGTCCGCGGCGAGTATGCGGACTGGATAACGCACATGGAGCGCGAGCTTGCCAAAGCCTATCAGAAGGGTTACGTCGGCAAGAATATTCTCGGGTCGGATTTCTCTGCAGACATCGTCATCCACAAGGGTGCGGGCGCCTACATCTGCGGCGAAGAAACCAGCTTGATGGAGTCGCTCGAGGGCAAGCGCGCCTACCCGCGCAGCAAGCCTCCCTTTCCGGCCCAGTACGGAGTTTTTGGTCGGCCCACGACGATCAACAACGTGGAGACGCTGGCCTGCGTACCCCTGATCATCGACCGTGGAGCAAAGTGGTTCGGATCAATCGGCTCGGAGAAACACCCGGGGCCGGTGCTGTATGGCATCTCGGGACACGTTGTGAGGCCGGGTGTCTACGAGTATCCGTCCGGGATGCTGATTTCCGATCTCATCTACAAGGCGGCGGGAGGGATGCGCAACGGCAAGAAGTTGAAGGCCGTCATTCCGGGTGGAAGTTCGACGCCGCCCCTCCGCGCGGACATGATCGACGGTGTCACGATGGACGTCGAGTCGCTCCGCGAGGCAGGATCAATGATGGGGACGGCGGGCCTGCTTGTCCTGGATGAGGATACCGACATGGTGGCGTGGCTCCGGCGTGTCACTCACTTTTATCATCACGAGAGCTGCGGACAGTGTACGCCGTGCCGCGAAGGAACGGGCTGGCTGGAAAGCCTCGTCAGCCGGATCGAAGCGGGCGAGGGACGTGTACGCGATCTGGATCTTCTGATCGATGTCTGTTCGCAGATGGAAGGACGAACGGTATGTGCCCTGGCGGATGCCGCGGCATGGCCCGTTCGACACACGATCACGCGTTTTCGTGGTGAGTTCGAAGCCCGATGCAAGCCCGACCCTGAATCCGCACCGGCCGATGTCGGACAACTTGCGGTCGCCGAGTCGCAATGACGTTTCCAAGAGATGGAAGCCAGAAGGAAGTATGCCGAAGGTCACAATAGATAATCAGGTTTACGAGTTTGAAGGGCGGCCGAAGGCGCTTCAGCTGTGTCTCGACAAGGATCACGAGCTGCCGCACTTCTGCTATCATCCTGCCATGTCGGCCCCGGCGAACTGCCGGCAGTGCCTGATCAAGGCCGGAACGCCCGCCGTGGATCGTGAAACCAGGAAGCCTCGTCTCGACGACGACGGCAACCCCGTCATCCAGTACTTTCCGAAGCTCATGACGAGCTGCTCGATGGATGTTACGGACGGTATGGTCATCCACACGCATCGGAGCAGCGACGAAGTCGCTCAGGCTCAGAAGGACAACCTGGAGCTGTTGCTGATCAATCACCCGCTCGATTGTCCGATCTGTGACCAGGCGGGACACTGCCCGCTGCAGATTCAGGCGTACAAGTACGGACCGGAGGGCTCCCGATTCGAGTTCACCAAAGTCCACAAGCCGAAGCACGTTCGCCTCGGTCCCCGCGTGATGCTGGACGGAGAGCGCTGCATCAACTGCACGCGCTGTGTGCGCTTCACGGATGAGATATCGATGAGCCACCAGCTCACGATCATCGGCCGCGGGGTCAAGAACTACCCGATGACGCCGCCGGGGACAGACTTCGACGAACCGTATTCGATGAACGTCATCGACATTTGCCCGGTGGGTGCGCTCACCTCGATCGACTTCCGCTTCAAGTCGCGAATCTGGGAGATGAGCAAGACGCCGTCAATCACCACGACCAATGCCAAGGGGTCGAACTGCGACTACTGGGTGAAGGACAACCTCATCATGAAGGTTACGCCGCGGCAAAATATGGCGGTCAACGCGTACTGGCTGGCGGACGAAGATCGACTGGACTACGAGCGGTTCAACAAAGACCGTCCGGGCGGTCCTACGGTGAGGGGCGAATCCGCCTCCTGGGAAACCGCGTGCAATGAGGCTGCCCGTCTTATCAAGGGCGTTCAACCGGAGGAAGTACTGTTCCTTGGATCTCCGTATGCGCCGGTCGAAGACAATTATCTGTTGGTCAAACTCGCGGCTGCACTCGGTGCCGCGACACCGCAGTTCATGCCGCGTGTCATGCCAGGTGTGGGCGACGGATGGCTGAGGACCGACGACCGCACCCCTAACACACAGGGCTGCGAGCGTCTTGGGATGCAAGCGGCAGATCCTGTCCTGGTGAAGTCACGGATCGCCGCCGGGGAGATCAAGCTGGTGTATGTGCTGCAGGACGATCCCGTGGCCGCGGGGCTGATTGATGCTGAGGCGCTGGAAGCTTTATCTGTTATCCTGCACCACTTTAACACGACAAATCGGACGTTGTCGCACGCGGACGTTACGCTGCCGGCGGCTACCATCGTAGAGACGGTGGGCACGTTCGTCAATGCGGATGGACACGCCCAGCGCGTTCGGCCGGCCAAGGCCATCCGAGGTATCAATCGGACGCTCGCAATGGAAATGGGTCAGAGCCGCGCCGACCGGCATGGAACACCTTTTGATCGGTGGCACACCGAGGAAAACCTCGTGGACTGTCGGCCGGGATGGCTGTCGCTGCCGGAAGTTGCGGAACGACTCGGATTCGAGATGACCTACAAAGGTCCGATGCAGATCATGGACGAGGTGTCTGGAAGTATCGCCGCCTTCGACGGAGCGACGTACGACGCAATGGGTCTGCTCGGCGTTCACCTGTCGGAAGTGGGGGCTGCAGTATGAGCAACGGAGGCATTAAGGTCTAACGATGGATTTACCCCTGTACTGGACGGCGGCGGTTGCCTTCCTGTTGATCAATTTCTTTCTGGTCTCGGCATCCGTACTGGTGTACGCCGAGCGGAAAGTGTCGGGCGTGATACAGAATCGGCCGGGCCCGAATCGCGTCGGACCATTCGGATTTTTGCAGCCGTTTGCAGATGTGCTGAAGCTCATTCTGAAGGAAGACATTCGGCCGTCAGCGGCCAACTCGTTCGTGCACTCCCTCGCACCGCTCCTGATGGTCACGATCGCCATGTCGGCGACCGCGCTGATTCCTGTCGCGCGCGGCATCGTGGTCGCAGACTTTGACGTGAGCGTCCTCGCCCTGCTGGCACTTACGTCGATCAGCGTCTACGGTATCACGCTGGCGGGCTGGAGCTCCAACTCCAAGTACTCGCTGCTGGGAGGCCTGCGCTCATCAGCCCAGATGATCTCATATGAACTGTCGATGGGGCTTGCTGTGGTTTCGGTGATTTTGATGGCCGCGAGCCTCAGTCTTGTCGAGATCGTCGAAGACCAGGCCCTGGTTTGGAACGTATTCAGAAACCCGGTGGGCGCGATCATATTCATCGTGACGGCTTTTGCCGAAACGAACCGGACGCCCTTCGACTTGCCGGAAGCGGAGCAGGAGCTCGTTGGCGGCTATCACACGGAATACAGCGGAATGAAGTTCGGCATGTTCTTTCTGGCCGAGTATGTAAACTTCTTCGTGGCGTCGTTCGTGATTGTCACACTGTTTTTCGGAGGATACCTGCTTCCGTTCGAGTATCTGTATTCGCAGGCGTTCTACGATGGCGGGCTCGGGTGGCTCCTCACTGTATTGCAGGTCCTTTTCCTGATCGCAAAGGCGGGATTCTTTGCCTTCCTGTTCATCTGGGTCCGGTGGACGTTGCCGCGGTTCAAGTACAATCAGTTGATGACGCTTGGCTGGAAGGTCCTTCTTCCACTCGCGCTTGTTAACGTGATGATCATCGCCGTGATCATGGCGATATTCTAGTGTGTGGCGGCGGCCGCGTTCTTAGATTGAGGGCGTCTCCACCGAGGCGCCCTTTTTCATTTTGCTGGACGTTTGGAAGATGATCAAACTGGCCCCCTCGATTCTCGCGGCCGATTTCGGGAATCTGGAAGACCAGTGCCGGCAGGCCATCGCGGCCGGTGCGGACTGGCTGCACATCGATGTCATGGATGGGCATTTCGTGCCCAATATTACGATTGGGCCACTGGTCGTACGCGCATTGCGAACCCTCTGCAATGATACCGGAGCGCTGCTGGATGTTCACCTGATGATCGAGGAGCCGGAGCGGTATGTCGATGCGTTTGTCGACGCCGGTGCCGACATCGTCACCGTGCACGTCGAGACCTGTCCACACCTTCACAGGACGGTCCAGCAGATCCGTGAGGCGGGCGTTGCAGCCGGTGTAACGCTGAATCCGTCGACGCCGATATCGAGCCTGGAAGAGATCATTGCAGACGTTGATCTGGTGCTGGTCATGTCGGTCAATCCCGGGTTTGGAGGCCAGGCGTACATACCGTCCAGCACGGACAAGATTCGTCGCATCCGGCAGATGCTGGATGACGTGATGTCCGATGCGTATCTGGAGGTTGACGGGGGCGTTAACGTATCGAATATTCGCGAAGTAGCAGGCGCAGGTGCGGACGTTGTCGTCGCGGGCAGCGCCGTCTTTCGCG is a window from the Rhodothermales bacterium genome containing:
- a CDS encoding sigma-70 family RNA polymerase sigma factor, with the protein product MPDEPAQVQSASSERDRELVELALTGDESAYQSLLEKYRPALERHVGRMVRDKNEVDDLVQECFIKAFTALNSYSSDYAFSTWLYKIATNHTIDYLRKKKLPTMSIDRPISAKDGEVAFELPDTTYRPDRHIVEDQRRELLHEAIDALPPKYHRVIVMRHQQEKSYEEIARELDLPLGTVKAHIFRARALLYKHLRDKRDIL
- the purB gene encoding adenylosuccinate lyase, which translates into the protein MIDRYSRPEMKALWSEKAQFDAWLEVELAACAAWSELGVIPKKDVEVLYAQARFDVDRIHEIEETTRHDVVAFTRAVSESLGEEKKWVHYGLTSSDVVDTAWSVRLKKANEILLAGIDRLIDVLGARAKEHRYTLMMGRTHGVHAEPTTFGLKLALYYSEMRRNRDRFHAAAEGVRVGKLSGAVGTFAHIPVEVERITCERLGLEPAAISTQVLQRDRHAHYMAVLALVGATLEKMAIEVRGLQKSEVREVEEAFRKGQKGSSAMPHKRNPIGSENITGCARLLRGYMVAAYENVALWHERDISHSSVERVIIPDASTVLDYALQRFATIMERLVVYPATMRENMERTFGLFNSQRLLIKLIDAGSSREAAYDLVQPLAMRAWEEKRSFRDIVEEDGRVGAIIGPDEVKNAFDAEYHLRNVDAIFDRVGLV
- a CDS encoding TonB-dependent receptor, yielding MKVATKLLIALFVLVGASADMSLGQRAEISGTVVDATDGGGLPANIILGGTATGAQASAVDGTYRITGIEPGTYSIEFSLIGYITYRVPVTLAAGQTLVLDARLDESVLDVGGEITVVGGVTQKREDFPMPMETVGTQEILTNLSTNSSMILRKKTGVDIQCTGVDRCETVLRGFNNAFSTTAYVLTDYRQSAVPSLGVNIFSITPAQTLDVDRIEVVRGPASALYGAGVDAGVIHFFTKDPFTHPGTTISFSGGERSYFGTEIRHATRVSDRFAFKVTGMYGQASDWELDLNDAADEIFAVQECDPLEDDTTPESEAAACVAAGGARNSDYEKLNANATLAYKLSANTDLIATGGYSKLDATVLSGIGTLQAKGFGYSYGQLRFKTRRPGVDGFFAQAYFNKNDTGDSFVYQTLQNVRDKSLLMNFQSQYDRTFGKHSVVGGVDIQLTRPDTQGDINGRNEDNDNTDEFGVYVQGQVEAHPRVSLTGAVRGDYDSITEDFQISPRAAAAIHFGPRNRPKAHTLRTSFNIAFSAPGTNSNFLDIRAGQLPGTDILVRGMGSAFGHEWRRNPDYSFAPTNLVATSLLPTSLGEDRPQGADLGEIYALVHAGLDAIPDDVLAQQIGGALGVPLDAATTAALVGLLSPANTTVSGFSPGLLGILNPSTGELGFVADLTDIAPLDKTTTTTVELGYTGVFESVGEGLVINLDGYYSKRKNFVGPLLMETPLVVVPTLSANLESALAAGIADNAVLAGTLGLFGVTPSQAAALVVGFAEDDLPSTVGIVEPADNLAGAGSTPELVLSYRNFGEIDYYGLDAGFELQASRALSFFGNASIVSDDYFDAGEVGEEGSSLSVALNAAKLKGRLGGQYNSPSGFYFNIAGRFTDDMPIQSGPYVGLNCRIAPDLPDDCVESYLLMDVGAGYVFRNQLDGLRLDVSVNNVLDNSHREFIGAPKLGRMAMARLTYTIK
- a CDS encoding NADH-quinone oxidoreductase subunit A, with amino-acid sequence MLTEFLPLFIAIALAAGLALMLFKAAEIFGPNRPNFTKLRAYESGMDSIGTARDRYSVKFYLVAMIFIVFDVEVVFLYPWAVSFTEFIEAGEAPGVLAVVFLFIIILGIGLLYDIKKGGLDFEDLRHQREDRIG
- a CDS encoding NADH-quinone oxidoreductase subunit B — its product is MAPEELGEGFLTTRVDAVVNWARSNSLMPMPMGLACCAIEMMAFAAPKYDVARFGSEAMRFSPRQADLMIVAGWCSYKMAHVIRRIWDQMADPKWCIAMGACASSGGMHRCYGVVQGIDNFLPVDVYISGCPPRPEALIHALMDIQEKIRNEYTIDQDHQRGTIIPAGQLTTTAGVTARPTQT